Proteins encoded by one window of Methanobacterium sp. CWC-01:
- a CDS encoding TatD family hydrolase: MIDAHIHADCRPYEDFEKMAVAGIESAVTLAHDPLRMSNSAVVLDHFHRILNNDRERAAANGIELFVALGVHPRSICPDVDLVLAELPILLEDERVVALGEVGLETVRDEEEAIFKDQLQLADELSMKVVVHTPRRNKREVTERTLSIIAENIDPTRVQLDHVDTSIIDLALEFGGLMGLTVQPLKVSPLEAVELLEEYGCEGFVLDSDMSSSPSDPLSVPKTVHQMKLAGLGNEEMEMVSHRNAAVFYGI; encoded by the coding sequence ATGATCGACGCACATATCCATGCTGATTGCCGGCCCTACGAGGATTTCGAGAAAATGGCGGTGGCCGGAATTGAATCGGCAGTTACTCTGGCCCATGATCCCCTGCGTATGAGTAACTCCGCGGTGGTACTGGACCATTTCCATCGTATATTAAACAACGACCGGGAGAGGGCTGCGGCTAATGGAATTGAACTTTTCGTGGCCCTGGGGGTACATCCCCGGAGTATATGTCCCGATGTGGATTTGGTTCTGGCAGAGTTGCCTATCCTCCTGGAAGATGAAAGGGTGGTGGCCCTGGGGGAGGTGGGACTGGAGACAGTAAGGGATGAAGAGGAAGCCATCTTCAAAGATCAACTACAACTGGCCGATGAACTTAGTATGAAAGTGGTGGTGCACACTCCCCGGCGTAACAAACGGGAAGTCACCGAAAGGACCCTATCTATCATAGCTGAAAATATTGACCCCACCCGGGTACAACTGGACCATGTGGATACCTCCATCATTGACCTGGCCCTGGAATTCGGGGGTTTGATGGGATTAACCGTGCAACCCCTGAAGGTAAGCCCCCTGGAGGCAGTGGAGCTTCTGGAAGAATATGGTTGTGAAGGATTTGTCCTGGACAGTGATATGAGTTCTTCACCTTCGGATCCGTTATCAGTGCCCAAGACTGTGCACCAGATGAAATTGGCCGGTCTGGGAAATGAAGAAATGGAAATGGTTTCTCACCGGAACGCTGCTGTCTTCTACGGAATCTAA
- a CDS encoding M48 family metallopeptidase has translation MKIKIENPDLEYELIYRKVKYARLEIKNGALRLIMPDGAINHEDIIRKNQGWILKRLSLREKQLEEAQKRSIHHNRSFEEFQGLVIPYMEKKLKEMGLKVNKVRFRRMKSRWGSCSAEGNISINTHLQYLPTELIEYVVFHELAHLVERKHDKNFWNIIAQEFPDYEDWEHELALYWLRVKDL, from the coding sequence ATGAAGATTAAAATAGAGAATCCTGACCTGGAATATGAGCTTATCTACCGTAAGGTCAAATATGCACGTTTGGAGATTAAAAATGGTGCTTTGCGACTTATAATGCCGGATGGAGCCATTAATCATGAGGATATCATTCGTAAGAATCAGGGATGGATCCTTAAAAGGTTATCCCTGCGGGAAAAGCAACTGGAAGAGGCTCAAAAGAGGTCAATTCATCATAATCGTTCTTTTGAAGAATTTCAAGGCCTGGTAATTCCCTATATGGAAAAGAAGTTAAAAGAAATGGGATTGAAGGTGAATAAGGTTCGTTTTCGTCGGATGAAATCCCGTTGGGGAAGTTGCAGTGCCGAGGGAAACATCAGCATAAACACCCATCTCCAGTACCTTCCCACCGAACTCATAGAGTACGTGGTCTTCCATGAACTGGCCCATCTGGTGGAGCGTAAACATGATAAAAACTTCTGGAACATCATAGCCCAGGAGTTTCCGGACTATGAAGATTGGGAACATGAACTGGCCCTCTACTGGCTGCGGGTGAAGGATCTCTAG
- the glyS gene encoding glycine--tRNA ligase, whose translation MKNEDVMNLARKRGFLWSSFEIYSGSAGFFDYGPLGATLKNKVMNKWRDYYVIREGFYEIESPTIMPEESLKASGHVDHFNDAMTQCKDCMDVYRADHVIKEATGKEVEGLENQELTEILSEDKIRCPKCGGHLTHVWSYNLMFQTLIGAKGKKTGYMRPETAQGIFIPFKRLLRFFRGKLPFGVVQLGKAYRNEISPRQGMIRLREFTQAEAEIFVDPRDKSHPHFSRVAEELLTLYPASCQEAGDEPIQITARKAVDENIVASELLTYQLSLARSFLMELGLSEDVLRFRQHMSTEMAHYAIDCWDVEVYTDRYGWIEVIGIADRTDFDLKSHSDYSKEDLRVFLEYPEPQIVKKLTVKANMGKFGPLFKGDAPMILKALEEIDSEAIKKALEEEGVFQLELQGNKYQITSDLIGFQMVEETVRGEKIYPHVIEPSYGIDRIVYSVLLHSYVQEEDRTYFKLPADVAPVEVNIFPLVNRDELVAVTLQILGDLRKEGIICEKDTSGTIGRRYARSDEIGVPFAVTVDHQSLEDDTVTIRERDSQKQVRASIQDLPQTLKLLISGKKELRELETGK comes from the coding sequence ATGAAGAACGAGGATGTAATGAACCTGGCGCGTAAACGCGGTTTTTTGTGGTCATCATTTGAGATTTACTCCGGATCAGCTGGATTTTTTGACTACGGACCATTAGGTGCCACCCTAAAAAATAAAGTGATGAACAAGTGGAGGGATTACTACGTGATCCGGGAGGGATTCTACGAAATCGAATCACCCACCATCATGCCCGAAGAGTCCCTGAAGGCCTCCGGACACGTGGATCACTTTAACGATGCCATGACCCAGTGTAAAGACTGTATGGATGTTTACCGGGCGGATCATGTCATTAAAGAGGCCACTGGGAAAGAAGTGGAGGGACTGGAAAACCAGGAACTCACCGAGATCCTGTCGGAAGATAAGATACGCTGCCCCAAATGCGGCGGACACCTCACCCATGTCTGGAGCTACAACCTCATGTTCCAGACTCTTATTGGCGCCAAGGGGAAAAAAACGGGCTACATGCGTCCCGAAACTGCCCAGGGCATTTTCATACCCTTCAAGCGACTTTTAAGGTTCTTCCGGGGTAAACTGCCCTTCGGGGTGGTGCAGCTGGGTAAAGCCTACCGTAACGAGATCTCCCCCCGGCAGGGTATGATACGCCTCCGAGAGTTCACCCAGGCCGAGGCCGAGATCTTCGTGGACCCCCGGGATAAAAGCCATCCCCACTTTTCCAGGGTGGCCGAAGAACTCCTCACCCTGTATCCGGCCAGTTGCCAGGAAGCAGGGGATGAACCCATCCAGATAACCGCCAGGAAGGCTGTGGATGAGAATATAGTGGCCAGTGAACTGTTAACCTACCAGTTAAGTCTGGCACGCAGCTTTTTAATGGAACTGGGACTTTCCGAAGATGTTTTAAGGTTCCGGCAACACATGTCCACGGAGATGGCCCATTATGCCATTGACTGCTGGGATGTGGAGGTCTACACAGACCGTTATGGCTGGATCGAGGTTATAGGAATAGCGGATCGGACCGACTTCGATTTGAAGTCCCACAGCGACTACAGCAAAGAAGACCTGCGGGTTTTCCTGGAATACCCGGAACCCCAGATTGTGAAGAAGCTGACCGTTAAGGCCAACATGGGAAAATTCGGGCCGCTCTTCAAGGGAGATGCCCCTATGATCCTGAAAGCATTGGAAGAAATTGACTCCGAGGCCATTAAAAAAGCCCTTGAAGAGGAAGGGGTGTTCCAGCTAGAGTTGCAGGGGAATAAATACCAGATTACCAGTGATCTGATAGGCTTCCAGATGGTGGAAGAAACTGTCCGGGGAGAAAAGATCTATCCCCACGTCATCGAGCCATCCTACGGTATTGACCGTATCGTTTACTCAGTGCTGCTACACAGTTACGTCCAGGAAGAGGACCGCACCTACTTTAAGCTGCCTGCCGATGTGGCTCCGGTGGAGGTCAACATCTTCCCCCTGGTGAACCGGGATGAACTAGTTGCAGTGACCCTACAGATACTTGGTGATCTGAGAAAAGAGGGCATCATATGCGAAAAAGACACCTCCGGAACAATCGGCCGGCGATATGCTCGTTCAGATGAGATAGGAGTCCCATTCGCAGTTACAGTAGACCATCAGAGCCTGGAGGATGATACGGTGACTATCCGTGAAAGGGACAGTCAGAAACAGGTTCGGGCATCTATCCAAGACCTTCCCCAGACTCTAAAGCTTCTAATATCTGGAAAAAAAGAATTAAGGGAACTTGAGACCGGGAAATAA
- a CDS encoding RNA methyltransferase, with translation MIYVVFVEPEAPGNVGFMARVMKNFGLHRLVLIKPGELGEEAHYHAMHAQDVLQDSVTHHSLEQFLDEEQVDFAVGTTGAAGGSYNVSRIAITPEKLAESLDPDAKVALIFGREGDGLSNQELELCNVVVTIPTSDEYPIMNISHAAAVIFYELYKNVKTYPRLEVRESSRQEREDIVGFLDQILGALDYPPHKHQNALIIFGRILGRAFITGREAHTTKGVFRKIRDMLIKD, from the coding sequence ATGATCTACGTGGTGTTCGTGGAGCCGGAAGCCCCGGGTAACGTGGGTTTCATGGCCCGGGTCATGAAGAATTTCGGCCTACACCGCCTGGTTCTCATCAAACCCGGCGAATTAGGGGAAGAAGCCCATTACCATGCCATGCATGCCCAGGATGTGCTCCAGGATAGTGTTACCCACCATTCCCTGGAACAGTTCCTGGATGAGGAACAAGTTGATTTTGCGGTGGGCACCACTGGAGCAGCAGGAGGCAGTTATAATGTATCCCGGATTGCCATCACTCCAGAAAAACTGGCAGAATCTCTTGATCCTGATGCTAAGGTGGCCCTCATATTCGGCCGGGAGGGTGATGGACTCAGTAATCAGGAACTGGAACTGTGTAACGTGGTGGTAACCATTCCCACCAGTGACGAGTATCCCATCATGAACATCAGCCACGCCGCGGCGGTTATATTCTATGAACTGTACAAGAATGTTAAAACCTATCCCCGGCTAGAGGTGAGGGAGTCCTCCCGACAGGAACGGGAAGATATTGTGGGTTTTCTGGACCAGATCCTGGGAGCATTGGATTATCCCCCACATAAACACCAGAACGCACTTATCATATTCGGCCGGATACTGGGGAGGGCTTTCATAACCGGCCGGGAGGCTCACACCACTAAGGGAGTCTTCCGTAAGATTAGGGACATGTTGATTAAAGATTAA
- the tfrB gene encoding fumarate reductase (CoM/CoB) subunit TfrB has translation MIKIKVLRYDPQEDEEPYFETYSVKEQDKMKVLDALNYINHEHHAHLAYRSSCRAGQCGSCALKVNGEVVLACKAEIKDGDVLEPLDLPVIKDLVVDRSEVEEKVKSMALYLEEGCELPECPAILDPQELADSKKLRSCIECYSCLSACPVIKETDEFSGPYFMRYLSKFALDPRDCADRAREGVEDGLYCCTSCGKCGEVCPKEINTFGGAIEKLRELACQEGVGPLPPHRSVYELIKNTGRSVEPLGEGFIKAVSGKSGKDTSKVAFFTGCLVDYRLPEIGFALIEVLKQHGVDIVIPEGQVCCGSPMIRTGQTDILETLVKQNAKALQDYDTIITVCAGCGATLKNDYPQYGVKLNVVDISEFLIDKMDTTHMKPLNLRVTYHDPCHLARGQGIRKEPREILRKIPGVEFVEMEEPNRCCGAGGGVRAGKPEIAAALAKHKVEMIKELDVDAVITICPFCENNLRLSLEEEGVEVEVMNILKLLQMAYQN, from the coding sequence ATGATCAAGATCAAAGTTTTAAGGTACGACCCGCAGGAAGATGAGGAGCCCTACTTTGAAACCTACTCTGTAAAAGAACAGGATAAGATGAAGGTCCTGGATGCCCTGAATTACATTAACCATGAGCACCACGCTCATCTGGCATACCGTTCCTCCTGTCGGGCTGGACAGTGTGGTTCCTGTGCCTTGAAGGTTAACGGGGAAGTGGTACTGGCCTGTAAAGCGGAAATCAAAGATGGCGACGTGCTAGAACCACTGGACCTCCCGGTGATCAAGGACCTGGTGGTGGATCGCAGCGAGGTAGAGGAGAAAGTCAAGAGCATGGCCCTCTATCTGGAGGAGGGTTGTGAATTACCGGAATGCCCGGCTATCCTGGACCCTCAGGAATTGGCAGATTCTAAGAAGCTGAGAAGCTGCATCGAATGTTACTCCTGTTTATCGGCCTGTCCCGTTATCAAGGAAACCGATGAATTTTCAGGACCCTACTTTATGCGTTACCTTTCCAAATTCGCCCTGGACCCACGGGATTGTGCTGATCGGGCCCGGGAAGGAGTGGAAGATGGCCTGTACTGCTGCACATCCTGTGGTAAATGTGGAGAGGTCTGTCCCAAGGAGATAAACACCTTCGGAGGAGCCATCGAAAAGTTAAGGGAATTAGCTTGCCAGGAAGGTGTGGGGCCCCTTCCACCACACCGTTCTGTCTATGAACTCATCAAAAATACCGGACGTTCCGTGGAACCCCTGGGGGAAGGATTTATTAAGGCAGTCTCCGGCAAATCAGGGAAGGATACCTCAAAGGTTGCCTTTTTCACCGGTTGTCTGGTTGATTATCGTCTGCCCGAGATTGGTTTTGCCCTTATCGAAGTCCTTAAGCAGCATGGTGTGGACATCGTCATCCCGGAAGGGCAGGTCTGCTGTGGCTCGCCCATGATACGCACGGGACAGACTGACATCTTAGAGACCCTGGTGAAACAGAATGCCAAAGCACTCCAGGACTATGACACCATCATCACCGTTTGCGCCGGTTGTGGAGCCACCCTCAAAAATGACTACCCCCAGTACGGGGTTAAATTAAACGTGGTGGATATCAGCGAGTTTCTAATAGACAAAATGGACACCACTCACATGAAGCCCCTGAACCTGCGAGTTACCTACCATGACCCCTGCCACCTGGCCCGTGGTCAGGGAATTCGTAAAGAACCCCGTGAGATACTCAGAAAAATTCCAGGTGTGGAATTCGTGGAAATGGAGGAACCCAACCGTTGCTGTGGTGCCGGGGGAGGAGTACGTGCGGGTAAGCCTGAAATTGCCGCAGCTCTGGCTAAACATAAGGTAGAGATGATCAAGGAGCTGGATGTGGATGCAGTCATCACCATCTGCCCCTTCTGCGAGAACAACCTGCGCCTCTCCCTGGAAGAGGAGGGTGTGGAAGTAGAGGTTATGAACATCCTCAAACTCCTCCAGATGGCCTACCAGAACTAG
- the dcd gene encoding dCTP deaminase, with protein sequence MAILSDQDIRKYLEMKKIIIEPLEDPDRQIQPSSVDLRIGSEFKGFRIIRQPCIDPLDPTDLESYMESFHIEQGSPFIIHPGEFALATTYETVELPDDLVARVEGRSSMGRLGITMHVTAGYIDPGFRGKITLEISNIGKMPVALYSGQRVCQIVFETMTSPSLKPYGHPDRDSKYMDQEKPVTSKIKQDYEIRDRRQSRLI encoded by the coding sequence ATGGCGATTCTAAGTGATCAGGATATCAGAAAGTACCTGGAAATGAAAAAAATTATCATAGAACCCCTGGAAGATCCAGATAGACAGATTCAACCTTCTTCAGTGGACCTCCGTATTGGGAGTGAGTTTAAAGGCTTCAGAATAATCAGACAACCCTGTATTGACCCCCTAGATCCAACGGATCTGGAGTCCTACATGGAATCATTCCACATCGAACAGGGAAGTCCCTTCATAATCCACCCGGGGGAATTCGCCCTGGCCACTACCTACGAGACCGTTGAACTTCCTGATGACCTGGTTGCCAGGGTGGAGGGGCGTTCCTCTATGGGGCGGCTGGGCATCACCATGCACGTTACGGCCGGTTACATAGACCCGGGCTTCCGGGGTAAGATCACCCTGGAGATATCCAACATTGGTAAAATGCCGGTGGCCCTGTACAGTGGCCAGAGGGTATGTCAGATCGTGTTTGAAACCATGACCAGCCCCTCTTTAAAACCCTATGGGCATCCTGACCGGGATAGTAAGTACATGGATCAGGAGAAGCCAGTTACCAGTAAGATAAAACAGGACTACGAGATCCGGGACCGGAGGCAGTCCCGACTAATTTAA
- a CDS encoding DUF1512 family protein, whose translation MLFNVGPLEIIGIIVVIIFILMLPRIVRMRLISSVVRATNELEAMVKDSQELLVKLCQEKGNPSKDLHELVENYLEFFVIPPVDLDPNGIVEKYRRILDLSEDHFQRMAQELAPEADPEWISNIIMTLKSTLGLKGVFKMVRHNLVLAQKTGNLQILLMLQMSLPLIMRIVKAQFEGTMAFSEGKPIGDGLGPLIAGMLLKKHVELEERDGMMVGRREMDGRHVIIARAKGPGARVGKVGPTITALIQEEGLKRIITVDAAVKLEGEQTGSIAEGIGVVIGGPGVDKWMIEESMAKGDLETDAVIVKMSPEEAISQMNEEIMKASKKALCVVRDSIYRTEIGSKVLVVGVGNSSGLPNIITEPGKIDIKKIENEDFKEGRAWRF comes from the coding sequence ATGCTGTTTAATGTCGGACCCCTGGAGATAATAGGAATAATAGTAGTAATAATTTTCATTTTGATGTTACCCCGCATTGTTCGAATGAGACTCATCTCCTCGGTGGTCCGGGCCACCAATGAATTGGAAGCTATGGTAAAAGATAGCCAGGAGTTGCTGGTCAAGTTATGCCAGGAGAAGGGGAATCCCAGTAAAGATCTCCATGAGCTGGTTGAAAATTATTTGGAGTTTTTTGTGATCCCCCCGGTGGATCTGGATCCCAACGGCATCGTGGAGAAGTACCGGAGGATACTGGATCTCAGTGAGGACCATTTCCAGAGAATGGCCCAGGAACTAGCCCCTGAGGCAGATCCGGAGTGGATATCCAACATTATAATGACCCTGAAATCCACCCTGGGACTTAAAGGGGTATTTAAGATGGTCCGGCATAACCTGGTGCTGGCCCAGAAAACCGGGAACCTGCAGATACTCCTCATGCTGCAGATGAGTTTGCCCCTGATTATGAGGATTGTTAAGGCCCAGTTTGAGGGTACCATGGCCTTCTCAGAGGGTAAACCCATAGGTGACGGTCTGGGGCCCTTAATAGCGGGCATGTTACTGAAAAAACATGTAGAGCTGGAGGAAAGGGATGGAATGATGGTGGGTCGACGGGAGATGGATGGTAGACACGTAATCATCGCCCGGGCCAAGGGGCCGGGAGCCAGGGTGGGAAAGGTGGGACCCACCATCACCGCCCTCATACAGGAGGAGGGTTTGAAGAGGATCATCACCGTGGATGCCGCGGTGAAACTGGAAGGAGAACAGACGGGGTCCATCGCCGAAGGAATCGGGGTGGTCATCGGAGGGCCGGGTGTTGATAAATGGATGATCGAAGAGTCCATGGCTAAAGGAGACCTGGAAACCGATGCGGTCATTGTTAAGATGAGCCCAGAAGAGGCCATCAGCCAGATGAACGAGGAGATCATGAAGGCATCGAAAAAGGCACTTTGTGTGGTGAGAGATTCTATTTACCGCACCGAAATTGGTTCCAAGGTCCTGGTAGTAGGGGTGGGTAACAGTTCCGGTCTGCCCAACATCATCACCGAACCCGGAAAGATAGATATTAAAAAGATAGAAAACGAAGACTTTAAAGAGGGTAGAGCATGGCGATTCTAA